A single Bifidobacterium asteroides DNA region contains:
- a CDS encoding ParB/RepB/Spo0J family partition protein — MTSRSRLGKGLGALFPALPGEDDETNADNSRREDNKVPNPSNKQPALQGLGAESNGRKRLEKDDTAKGEAKPERRTRHSDSSSSELADSERLSKSGRKHTNTGQKRVSISKSLDGDVSRETSSSKRATKRRSVPSISSLEHPSDLFFGSTTTNVSRETSPIAGSIDVDDLRTKETRQSINRAAAIDNDSGLDKAEGNSQEELKPVQGGYLAEVRVDDIRPNAQQPRQIFDEDELLELSRSIKEVGVLQPIVVRKSTFADRPRTVEDKTTSAASAGGKSEAFDTKTSEEQSGQHLNQRNANLGQTTHYEIIMGERRWRATRLAGLNTIPAIVKTTSDDAMLRDALLENLHRVALNPLEEAAAYQQMIDEFGLTQDGLSKSISKSRPQITNTLRLLKLPPSVQKKVSSGVLSAGHARALLTLPDEKSMTALADKIIAEGLSVRSTEELVALQTGQTKKRAKKPKVNAWVDSPVRQDLESRFDTKVAIKGTKKHGKIEIVFSSPEDMERIVAILLEKDQSASNSSHSGDKGWV; from the coding sequence ATGACAAGCCGTTCACGGTTAGGCAAAGGCTTGGGGGCTCTATTTCCTGCCCTGCCAGGTGAAGATGATGAAACCAATGCTGACAATAGTCGGCGAGAAGATAACAAAGTACCAAATCCAAGCAATAAGCAGCCTGCTCTTCAAGGTTTGGGTGCGGAGTCGAATGGACGAAAGCGCCTAGAGAAGGACGACACAGCAAAAGGCGAGGCAAAACCAGAAAGAAGAACCAGGCATTCGGATTCTTCTAGCTCAGAGCTCGCGGATTCTGAAAGATTGTCTAAAAGCGGTCGTAAACATACCAACACAGGACAAAAGCGAGTCAGTATTTCCAAGTCGCTCGACGGTGATGTTTCACGTGAAACATCATCCTCGAAGAGGGCTACCAAGCGTAGGTCTGTCCCATCCATCAGCAGCTTGGAGCATCCGAGCGATCTCTTCTTCGGTTCTACGACGACAAATGTTTCACGTGAAACATCGCCGATTGCGGGATCGATAGATGTTGATGACCTTCGGACAAAGGAAACTCGGCAAAGCATTAACCGTGCAGCTGCTATCGACAATGATAGTGGGCTGGATAAAGCGGAGGGCAATAGCCAAGAGGAGCTGAAGCCTGTCCAAGGCGGGTATTTGGCTGAAGTGCGTGTGGACGACATTAGGCCCAATGCTCAGCAACCGCGGCAGATTTTCGATGAAGATGAACTTTTGGAGCTGTCCCGCTCCATCAAGGAAGTCGGTGTATTGCAGCCCATAGTGGTGCGAAAATCAACTTTTGCAGACCGGCCAAGAACAGTCGAGGATAAAACAACTTCAGCTGCCAGTGCAGGAGGTAAATCCGAAGCATTTGACACTAAGACTAGTGAAGAGCAATCGGGCCAGCATTTAAACCAGAGAAACGCTAATCTGGGGCAAACAACCCATTATGAAATCATAATGGGCGAACGTCGGTGGCGTGCTACTAGGTTGGCTGGCCTAAATACCATACCTGCAATTGTGAAAACAACGAGCGATGACGCCATGTTGCGTGATGCATTGCTCGAGAATCTCCATAGAGTAGCTCTTAATCCCTTGGAAGAAGCAGCGGCTTATCAGCAAATGATCGATGAGTTCGGCTTGACTCAGGACGGTTTGTCTAAGTCAATCTCCAAGTCCAGACCTCAGATCACCAACACGCTTCGATTGTTGAAGTTGCCTCCAAGTGTGCAGAAAAAAGTAAGCTCCGGGGTGTTGTCAGCTGGACATGCCCGTGCCCTGCTTACTTTGCCAGATGAAAAATCCATGACGGCTCTGGCAGACAAGATCATTGCTGAAGGACTGTCGGTAAGATCTACGGAGGAACTCGTAGCATTGCAGACTGGGCAGACGAAGAAGAGAGCAAAAAAGCCTAAGGTCAACGCATGGGTGGATAGTCCTGTACGCCAAGATTTGGAAAGCCGCTTTGATACAAAGGTGGCTATTAAGGGCACTAAAAAGCACGGGAAAATAGAAATCGTGTTTTCTTCGCCTGAAGATATGGAACGCATTGTTGCCATACTCCTGGAAAAGGATCAATCCGCGAGTAATAGCAGTCATTCAGGCGACAAAGGCTGGGTTTGA
- a CDS encoding ParA family protein codes for MESATDILNRIFADGSGSVSGAEMADLSARYQALRQAQFPHPSKTRFIAVANQKGGVGKTTTTVNLACAFAEFDEQVLVIDMDPQGNASTALGVAHESGTPSTYDVLEGRLGIDDVKVVSPEFPNLEVVPSSIDLSGAELEVADMPNRNQLMKKAVADYLKVCHQHYDYVLVDCPPSLGLLVLNAMCSVNEVLIPVQAEYYALEGLQQLLHTIGLVQQSYNPYLVISTMLLTMYDRRTLLSKEVFDQVKEHYPEIVLNTTIPRSVKISEAPSFRQSVVTYDPKGAGAIAYEEAALEIAQRSEQVLEHIANRRQGE; via the coding sequence ATGGAGTCGGCAACGGATATTCTGAATCGAATATTCGCTGACGGGTCAGGTTCGGTGTCCGGTGCGGAAATGGCAGATCTTTCTGCACGTTATCAGGCCTTACGTCAGGCTCAATTCCCTCATCCTTCAAAAACCCGCTTCATTGCCGTAGCCAATCAAAAAGGCGGGGTAGGGAAAACCACGACCACAGTCAATCTGGCATGCGCGTTTGCTGAATTCGATGAACAGGTGCTGGTCATCGATATGGATCCACAAGGCAACGCTTCTACTGCATTGGGTGTGGCCCATGAGTCTGGTACACCATCAACATATGATGTGCTCGAGGGTCGTCTTGGGATCGATGACGTTAAGGTGGTTTCCCCTGAATTCCCCAACCTCGAGGTGGTCCCATCTTCTATTGATCTAAGTGGTGCTGAGCTGGAAGTTGCGGATATGCCCAACCGTAATCAGTTGATGAAAAAAGCAGTTGCCGACTATCTCAAAGTCTGTCACCAACACTATGACTATGTTCTCGTTGATTGCCCACCTAGCCTCGGACTGCTAGTTCTGAATGCCATGTGTTCAGTTAACGAAGTATTGATCCCAGTGCAAGCTGAGTATTATGCTCTTGAAGGACTGCAACAACTACTGCATACTATCGGACTTGTTCAGCAAAGTTATAATCCTTATCTCGTAATCTCCACTATGTTGTTGACGATGTACGATAGGCGGACGTTGCTCAGCAAAGAAGTGTTTGATCAAGTCAAGGAACATTATCCAGAGATAGTGCTGAATACGACCATTCCGCGTTCTGTCAAAATCTCTGAAGCTCCCAGTTTTCGGCAAAGCGTTGTCACCTACGACCCTAAGGGAGCCGGCGCTATCGCTTATGAAGAGGCAGCGTTAGAAATCGCGCAGAGATCCGAGCAAGTGCTGGAACATATTGCCAATAGAAGACAGGGGGAGTGA